The Georgenia faecalis genome includes a window with the following:
- a CDS encoding NAD(P)/FAD-dependent oxidoreductase, with amino-acid sequence MRNQTGTNADRVDVVVVGGGAAGLSAALMLGRARRRVVVVDAGSPRNRFAAHMHGVLGHEGTPPAELAARGRAEAAGYGVRFVDDVAARVDDTGDGVRVTLGDGGAVDGRVAILAAGVSDDLPDIPGLAERWGRTVLHCPYCHGWEVRGQRLGVLAISPASVHQAQLVRQWSDDVVLFSAGAGPLPAETVERLRARGIRLVDEPVVEVLADGDAVTGVRTADGRLVEVGAVFTGGTLRPHDAMVAHLDLARADGPGPSVLAVDPTGRTSNPRIWAVGNVRDPMANVPLVIGAGAMAGAVVNMALVEQEFDDAVAAAPSLGVA; translated from the coding sequence ATGAGGAACCAGACGGGCACGAACGCGGACCGGGTGGACGTCGTCGTCGTCGGGGGAGGGGCCGCGGGGCTGAGCGCCGCCCTCATGCTGGGGCGCGCCCGTCGGCGGGTGGTGGTGGTCGACGCCGGCAGCCCGCGCAACCGGTTCGCGGCCCACATGCACGGGGTGCTCGGCCACGAGGGCACCCCTCCGGCGGAGCTGGCGGCACGCGGCCGGGCCGAGGCGGCCGGTTACGGCGTGCGGTTCGTGGACGACGTCGCCGCGCGGGTCGACGACACCGGCGACGGCGTCCGCGTCACCCTCGGCGATGGCGGCGCCGTCGACGGGCGGGTGGCGATCCTCGCCGCCGGCGTCTCCGACGATCTGCCCGACATCCCGGGCCTCGCCGAGCGCTGGGGACGCACCGTGCTGCACTGCCCGTACTGCCACGGGTGGGAGGTGCGCGGGCAGCGGCTGGGGGTGCTCGCCATCTCGCCGGCCTCGGTGCACCAGGCCCAGCTCGTGCGCCAGTGGTCCGACGACGTCGTGCTGTTCAGTGCGGGGGCCGGGCCGCTCCCGGCCGAGACGGTCGAGCGGCTGCGCGCGCGGGGTATCCGGCTCGTCGACGAACCCGTCGTCGAGGTCCTCGCGGACGGTGACGCCGTCACCGGGGTCCGGACTGCCGACGGGCGCCTGGTGGAGGTGGGCGCCGTCTTCACCGGCGGGACGCTCCGGCCCCACGACGCGATGGTCGCCCATCTCGACCTCGCGCGGGCGGACGGTCCCGGCCCGAGCGTGCTCGCCGTCGACCCGACCGGCCGGACCAGCAACCCCCGGATCTGGGCGGTCGGCAACGTCCGCGACCCGATGGCGAACGTCCCGCTCGTCATCGGCGCGGGGGCGATGGCCGGCGCCGTCGTCAACATGGCGCTCGTCGAGCAGGAGTTCGACGACGCCGTCGCCGCGGCGCCGTCGCTAGGCGTTGCGTAG